A DNA window from Methylobacterium sp. NMS14P contains the following coding sequences:
- a CDS encoding phosphodiester glycosidase family protein, translating to MMLRPAHALLIVLLALAAPARAAAPAAAEPCRAVEAQGETFTVCTIDLRKQRLRMFWLQDDGKPYGALGTLAEKQGGRLAFAMNAGMYDKDQAPVGLYVEDGHELKRVSTADGPGNFHLKPNGIFWVKGERAGVIDTARYLRAKIRPDFATQSGPMLVIDGQVHPKIAADGPSQKIRNGVGVPGDGHVAIFAISERPVTFGAFARLFRDDLGCRNALFLDGSVSSLYAPNLGRSDISRPLGPLVGALPR from the coding sequence ATGATGCTGCGCCCGGCTCACGCCCTGTTGATCGTGCTGCTCGCCCTCGCGGCCCCGGCCCGGGCGGCCGCTCCGGCCGCCGCCGAGCCCTGCCGGGCGGTCGAGGCGCAGGGTGAGACCTTCACGGTCTGCACCATCGACCTCCGGAAACAGCGGCTGCGGATGTTCTGGCTCCAGGACGACGGCAAGCCCTACGGCGCCCTCGGCACCCTCGCCGAGAAGCAGGGCGGCCGCCTCGCCTTCGCGATGAATGCCGGCATGTACGACAAGGACCAGGCGCCGGTCGGCCTCTACGTCGAGGACGGGCACGAGCTGAAGCGCGTCTCCACGGCGGACGGGCCGGGCAATTTCCACCTGAAGCCCAACGGGATCTTCTGGGTGAAGGGCGAGCGCGCCGGGGTGATCGACACCGCCCGCTACCTGCGGGCGAAGATCCGGCCGGACTTCGCCACGCAGTCCGGGCCGATGCTGGTGATCGACGGGCAGGTCCACCCGAAGATCGCCGCCGACGGGCCGAGCCAGAAGATCCGGAACGGCGTCGGCGTGCCCGGCGACGGTCACGTGGCGATCTTCGCGATCTCCGAGCGCCCGGTGACCTTCGGGGCCTTCGCGCGGCTGTTCCGCGACGATCTCGGCTGCCGCAACGCCCTGTTCCTCGACGGCTCGGTCTCCAGCCTCTACGCGCCGAACCTCGGCCGCTCGGATATCAGCCGCCCTCTCGGACCCTTGGTCGGGGCTCTGCCACGCTGA
- a CDS encoding acyl-CoA dehydrogenase family protein, producing MDFDLNEDQSLLRDSVERLAADLYPSLESRQARLKAPLGFPADGWAAFAELGVAGLPFSEDEGGLGGGPVETMLVMEAVGRNLVVEPLLASLVLGSTALRLGGSAAQKARLVPGLVAGDLRLTLAHTERQSRYDLADVATAARRSGEGYVLSGAKSVVPNADAAGLMVVAARVSGERRDPRGIGLFLVPTDAAGVAIEAYPTQDGGRAAEVSFSDVTLPADAALGDPEGGLPLLERVVEHGIAALAAEAVGSMDALHKLTVEYLKTRKQFGVSVGSFQALQHRAVDMLIQLEQARSMALYAAMMVDTPDARARAAALSAVKVQINKACRYVGQEAVQLHGGIGMTLEYIGAHHFKRLAMIEYQLGDTAHHLRRITQDENGLLAA from the coding sequence ATGGATTTCGACCTGAACGAGGACCAGTCGCTCCTGCGCGACAGCGTCGAGCGGCTGGCCGCCGACCTCTACCCGTCGCTGGAGAGCCGGCAGGCGCGGCTCAAGGCGCCCCTCGGCTTCCCCGCGGACGGCTGGGCGGCCTTCGCGGAACTCGGCGTCGCCGGCCTGCCCTTCTCCGAGGACGAGGGCGGCCTCGGCGGCGGGCCGGTCGAGACCATGCTGGTCATGGAGGCGGTGGGCCGCAACCTCGTGGTCGAGCCCCTGCTCGCGAGCCTCGTGCTGGGCTCAACGGCCCTGCGGCTCGGCGGCAGCGCGGCGCAGAAGGCGCGCCTCGTCCCCGGCCTCGTCGCCGGTGACCTGCGCCTGACCCTCGCCCACACCGAGCGCCAGTCCCGCTACGACCTCGCCGACGTGGCCACCGCGGCCCGACGCTCCGGCGAGGGCTACGTGCTGAGCGGCGCCAAGAGCGTCGTGCCCAACGCCGACGCGGCCGGCCTGATGGTGGTCGCGGCCCGGGTCTCGGGCGAGCGGCGCGATCCCCGCGGCATCGGCCTGTTCCTGGTCCCGACGGACGCCGCCGGCGTCGCCATCGAGGCCTACCCGACCCAGGACGGCGGCCGGGCCGCCGAGGTGTCGTTCTCGGACGTGACGCTCCCGGCCGACGCGGCGCTCGGCGATCCGGAGGGCGGCCTGCCGCTCCTGGAGCGGGTGGTGGAGCACGGCATCGCGGCGCTCGCCGCCGAGGCGGTCGGCTCCATGGACGCGCTCCACAAGCTGACCGTGGAGTACCTCAAGACCCGCAAGCAGTTCGGCGTCAGCGTCGGCTCGTTCCAGGCCCTGCAGCACCGGGCCGTCGACATGCTGATCCAGCTGGAGCAGGCGCGCTCGATGGCCCTCTACGCCGCCATGATGGTGGACACGCCGGACGCGCGGGCGCGGGCCGCGGCCCTGTCGGCCGTGAAGGTGCAGATCAACAAGGCCTGCCGCTACGTCGGCCAGGAGGCGGTCCAGCTCCACGGCGGCATCGGCATGACGCTCGAATATATCGGCGCCCACCACTTCAAGCGGCTCGCCATGATCGAGTACCAGCTCGGCGACACCGCTCACCACCTGCGCCGGATCACGCAGGACGAGAACGGGCTGCTGGCGGCCTAG
- a CDS encoding tetratricopeptide repeat protein — MNVRNRLGRKTALIGAALVSAAGLAGCETVGSAAGPRQYAVLEKDTTGATNVNIASLTEVVQRNPNDAAAYNTRGAAYARAGQFNDAIGDFTKAIQLDPNSASAYNNRALANRQIGRDGPALQDFSKAIGIDPNYGPAYIGRANVERAQGNLDQALNDLNVAIRLSPESAQAYHARGLVKQKQGQDTQAIADFDAAIDRDPFVAAPYAARGQSLIATNQYAKAIEDYNAALNVNAKDATSWAYRGLAYEKQGQRKEATENYQRASTIDPNNTVARAGLGRVQGGVGTLFN, encoded by the coding sequence ATGAACGTACGCAACCGGCTGGGACGGAAGACGGCACTGATCGGCGCGGCCTTGGTCTCGGCTGCCGGCCTCGCGGGCTGCGAGACCGTCGGCAGCGCGGCCGGCCCGCGGCAATACGCGGTCCTGGAGAAGGACACGACCGGCGCCACGAACGTCAACATCGCGTCCCTGACCGAGGTGGTGCAGCGCAACCCGAACGACGCGGCGGCCTACAACACCCGCGGCGCCGCCTACGCCCGCGCCGGCCAGTTCAACGACGCCATCGGCGACTTCACCAAGGCGATCCAGCTCGATCCGAACTCCGCCTCCGCCTACAACAACCGCGCCCTGGCGAACCGCCAGATCGGCCGCGACGGCCCGGCGCTGCAGGACTTCTCCAAGGCGATCGGGATCGATCCGAATTACGGGCCGGCCTATATCGGCCGGGCCAATGTCGAGCGCGCGCAGGGCAACCTCGACCAGGCGCTGAACGACCTCAACGTCGCGATCCGCCTGAGCCCCGAATCCGCGCAGGCGTACCACGCCCGCGGCCTCGTGAAGCAGAAGCAGGGCCAGGACACCCAGGCGATCGCCGATTTCGACGCCGCCATCGACCGCGACCCGTTCGTGGCCGCGCCCTACGCGGCCCGCGGCCAGAGCCTGATCGCGACCAACCAGTACGCGAAGGCGATCGAAGACTACAACGCCGCGCTCAACGTGAACGCCAAGGACGCCACGTCCTGGGCCTATCGGGGCCTCGCCTACGAGAAGCAGGGCCAGCGCAAGGAGGCGACGGAGAACTACCAGCGCGCCTCGACGATCGACCCCAACAACACCGTCGCGCGGGCCGGCCTCGGCCGCGTTCAGGGCGGGGTCGGCACGCTGTTCAACTGA
- a CDS encoding NADH:flavin oxidoreductase/NADH oxidase produces the protein MTARLFEPLTLDALTLENRILVAPMCQYSARDGEATDWHMMHLGQLAMSGAGLLTLEATAVSPEARITAWDLGLYNDGCERALGRVLDAVREYAPIPVCIQIAHAGRKASSEAPWAGGQQIPPEHAYGWRTEAPSAVAHGEGEVPPHALDAADLKRVRDQFVATARRAVRLGIEAVELHGAHGYLLHQFLSPIANKRTDAYGGSLANRMRFPLEVYDAVRDVVPAGSPVWLRVSATDWVEDGWDLDETIELAQALKRAGSPALHVSTGGVSPKQAIKLGPGYQVPYAERIKAETGLTTIAVGLITEAQQAETVLQEGRADAISLARAMLYDPRWPWHAAAELGARVRAPKQYWRSQPREYKDLFKDTAFGQR, from the coding sequence ATGACCGCTCGCCTCTTCGAACCGCTGACGCTCGACGCACTCACGCTCGAGAACCGCATCCTCGTCGCGCCGATGTGCCAGTACTCTGCGCGGGACGGCGAGGCGACCGACTGGCACATGATGCACCTCGGCCAGCTCGCCATGTCGGGGGCGGGCCTGCTGACCCTGGAGGCCACCGCGGTCTCCCCGGAGGCACGAATCACTGCCTGGGATCTCGGCCTCTACAACGACGGCTGCGAGCGGGCACTGGGCCGGGTGCTCGACGCCGTGCGCGAGTACGCGCCGATCCCGGTCTGCATCCAGATCGCCCATGCCGGCCGCAAGGCCTCGAGCGAGGCCCCATGGGCCGGCGGCCAGCAGATCCCGCCTGAGCACGCCTACGGCTGGCGCACCGAGGCGCCCTCGGCGGTCGCCCACGGGGAGGGCGAGGTCCCGCCCCACGCCCTCGACGCCGCCGACCTGAAGCGCGTCCGCGACCAGTTCGTGGCCACCGCCAGGCGGGCCGTGCGCCTCGGCATCGAGGCCGTGGAGCTGCACGGCGCCCACGGCTACCTGCTGCACCAGTTCCTGTCGCCGATCGCCAACAAGCGGACGGACGCATACGGCGGCAGCCTCGCGAACCGCATGCGCTTCCCCCTCGAGGTCTACGACGCGGTGCGGGATGTCGTCCCCGCCGGCAGCCCGGTCTGGCTGCGGGTCTCGGCCACCGACTGGGTCGAGGACGGCTGGGACCTCGACGAGACCATCGAACTGGCCCAGGCCCTGAAGAGGGCCGGGTCGCCGGCGCTGCACGTCTCCACCGGCGGCGTCTCGCCGAAGCAGGCGATCAAGCTCGGGCCGGGCTATCAGGTGCCCTACGCAGAGCGGATCAAGGCCGAGACCGGGCTCACTACCATCGCGGTCGGGCTGATCACCGAGGCACAGCAGGCGGAGACGGTCCTGCAGGAGGGCCGGGCGGACGCGATCTCGCTCGCCCGCGCCATGCTGTACGATCCGCGCTGGCCCTGGCACGCCGCCGCCGAGCTCGGAGCCCGGGTGCGCGCGCCCAAGCAGTACTGGCGCTCGCAGCCGCGGGAGTACAAGGACCTGTTCAAGGACACGGCCTTCGGCCAGCGCTGA
- the purE gene encoding 5-(carboxyamino)imidazole ribonucleotide mutase, with product MASPPPVAIIMGSQSDWATMRHAAETLDALGVPYDTRIVSAHRTPDRLVAFAKGAVAAGLKVVIAGAGGAAHLPGMAAAMTRLPVFGVPVESKALSGQDSLLSIVQMPAGIPVGTLAIGRAGAVNAALLAAAVLALTDPGLAERLEAWRAAQSASVAERPVTEENA from the coding sequence ATGGCGTCGCCTCCTCCGGTCGCGATCATCATGGGCAGCCAGTCCGACTGGGCGACCATGCGTCATGCCGCCGAGACGCTCGACGCGCTCGGCGTGCCGTACGACACGCGCATCGTGTCGGCCCACCGCACGCCGGACCGGCTCGTGGCCTTCGCTAAGGGCGCGGTCGCGGCCGGTCTCAAGGTCGTGATCGCGGGTGCGGGCGGCGCCGCGCACCTGCCCGGCATGGCGGCCGCGATGACCCGCCTGCCGGTCTTCGGCGTGCCGGTGGAGTCGAAGGCCCTGTCCGGCCAGGACAGCCTGCTCTCCATCGTCCAGATGCCGGCCGGCATCCCGGTGGGGACCCTGGCGATCGGCCGGGCCGGGGCCGTCAATGCGGCCCTGCTCGCCGCGGCGGTCCTGGCGCTGACCGACCCGGGCCTGGCGGAGCGCCTGGAGGCGTGGCGCGCGGCCCAGAGCGCTTCGGTGGCCGAACGGCCGGTGACGGAAGAGAACGCGTGA
- a CDS encoding acetyl-CoA C-acyltransferase, which produces MTDAVIVSTARTPIGKAHRGALNLTRGADLAAHAIRGALDRARLEPKAVEEVVLGCGYPENATGGNVARHAALVAGIPVESAGVTVSRFCASGLEAIASAARRIVLDGVPVAVAGGVESISLVQPKVQRELTRNAWLEAHLPAIYMPMIETADIVAERYRISREAQDQFALESQRRTADAQARGLFDDEIVPMSAVMAVTDKATGETREVETRLAKDEGNRPDTTLDGLAKLKPVRGEGAFITAGNASQLSDGASASVLMSAGEAARRGLEPLGTFRGFASAGCGPDEMGIGPVFAVPRLLERQGLRVSDIDLWELNEAFASQSVYCRDTLGIDPDKVNVNGGAIAVGHPFGMSGARLVGHALLEGRRRGARYAVVTMCVAGGQGCAGLFEIARS; this is translated from the coding sequence ATGACCGACGCGGTGATCGTCTCGACCGCCCGCACGCCCATCGGCAAGGCCCATCGCGGCGCGCTGAACCTCACCCGCGGCGCCGACCTCGCGGCCCACGCGATCCGCGGCGCCCTGGACCGGGCGCGGCTGGAGCCCAAGGCGGTCGAGGAGGTGGTGCTCGGCTGCGGCTATCCGGAGAACGCCACGGGCGGCAACGTCGCCCGCCACGCGGCGCTGGTGGCGGGGATCCCGGTCGAGTCTGCCGGCGTGACCGTATCGCGCTTCTGCGCCTCGGGCCTCGAGGCGATCGCCAGCGCGGCGCGGCGGATCGTGCTCGACGGCGTTCCGGTGGCGGTGGCGGGCGGCGTCGAGTCGATCAGCCTCGTCCAGCCGAAGGTGCAGCGGGAGCTGACCCGCAACGCGTGGCTGGAGGCGCACCTACCGGCCATCTACATGCCGATGATCGAGACCGCCGACATCGTGGCGGAGCGCTATCGGATATCCCGGGAGGCGCAGGATCAATTCGCCCTGGAGAGCCAGCGCCGCACGGCCGACGCGCAGGCGCGCGGGCTGTTCGACGACGAGATCGTCCCGATGTCCGCCGTGATGGCGGTGACCGACAAGGCCACCGGCGAGACCCGGGAGGTCGAGACCCGGCTCGCCAAGGACGAGGGCAACCGCCCGGACACGACCCTCGACGGTCTCGCCAAGCTGAAGCCCGTGCGCGGGGAGGGCGCCTTCATCACGGCGGGCAATGCCAGCCAGCTCTCGGACGGGGCCTCGGCCAGCGTGCTGATGTCGGCCGGCGAGGCGGCGCGGCGGGGCCTCGAACCGCTGGGCACCTTCCGGGGCTTCGCCTCGGCGGGCTGCGGCCCGGACGAGATGGGCATCGGCCCGGTCTTCGCGGTGCCGCGGCTCCTGGAACGGCAGGGCCTGCGGGTCTCCGACATCGACCTGTGGGAGTTGAACGAGGCCTTCGCGTCCCAGTCGGTCTATTGCCGCGACACGCTCGGGATCGATCCGGACAAGGTCAACGTCAACGGCGGCGCCATCGCGGTCGGCCACCCGTTCGGCATGTCGGGGGCGCGGCTCGTGGGCCACGCCCTGCTGGAGGGCCGCCGCCGCGGCGCGCGCTACGCCGTCGTCACCATGTGCGTCGCCGGCGGCCAGGGCTGCGCCGGCCTGTTCGAGATCGCCCGGAGCTGA
- a CDS encoding acyl-CoA dehydrogenase family protein, whose protein sequence is MDLRFTDEEIAFRDAVRSFCRTEIPAEIRKKVSEGRSLTKDDYVASQRILNAKGWAVPHWPQEWGGRDWTPIQRYIYTEELFQAAVPLPQQFNCYMFGPVLATFGRQDQKARFLPRAANLDDWWCQGFSEPGAGSDLASLKTKAVRDGDHYVVDGQKTWTTLGQHADWIFCLVRTDFEAKKQRGISFLLIDMKTPGITVRPILTLEGRHEVNEVFFDAVRVPVENLVGEENKGWDYAKFLLANERTGIARIGLTKERIARIKRLAREMPAGSGTMWDDPAFRGRVAEVEVELKALEITQMRVAAKQGRADSVEPDPASSLLKIRGSQLQQAATELLVELAGPFALAAPVRGAGANNLPGGFDWVDAAAPSYFNNRKVSIYGGSNEIQHNVIAKGILGL, encoded by the coding sequence ATGGACCTGCGCTTCACCGACGAGGAAATCGCGTTCCGCGACGCGGTCCGGAGCTTCTGCCGGACGGAGATCCCGGCGGAGATCCGGAAGAAGGTCTCGGAGGGGCGCAGCCTCACCAAGGACGATTACGTCGCGAGCCAGCGCATCCTCAACGCCAAGGGCTGGGCGGTGCCGCACTGGCCGCAGGAATGGGGCGGCCGGGACTGGACCCCGATCCAGCGCTACATCTACACCGAGGAGCTGTTCCAGGCAGCGGTGCCGCTGCCGCAGCAGTTCAACTGCTACATGTTCGGCCCGGTGCTGGCGACCTTCGGGCGACAGGACCAGAAGGCGCGCTTCCTGCCGCGCGCCGCCAACCTCGACGACTGGTGGTGCCAGGGCTTCTCCGAGCCCGGCGCGGGCTCGGACCTCGCCTCACTGAAGACCAAGGCGGTGCGTGACGGCGACCACTACGTCGTGGACGGCCAGAAGACCTGGACCACGCTGGGCCAGCACGCCGACTGGATCTTCTGCCTCGTCCGCACCGACTTCGAGGCCAAGAAGCAGCGCGGCATCTCCTTCCTCCTCATCGACATGAAGACGCCGGGGATCACCGTGCGGCCGATCCTGACCCTGGAAGGCCGGCACGAGGTCAACGAGGTCTTCTTCGACGCCGTGCGCGTACCCGTCGAGAACCTCGTGGGCGAGGAGAACAAGGGCTGGGACTACGCGAAATTCCTGCTCGCCAACGAGCGCACCGGCATCGCCCGGATCGGCCTCACCAAGGAGCGGATCGCGCGGATCAAGCGGCTCGCCCGCGAGATGCCGGCCGGATCCGGGACGATGTGGGACGATCCCGCCTTCCGCGGCCGCGTCGCGGAGGTCGAGGTCGAGCTGAAGGCGCTGGAGATCACCCAGATGCGTGTGGCGGCCAAGCAGGGCCGGGCGGATTCGGTGGAGCCGGACCCGGCCTCCTCGCTCCTCAAGATCCGCGGCTCGCAGCTCCAGCAGGCGGCGACCGAGCTGCTGGTGGAACTCGCCGGGCCCTTCGCGCTGGCGGCGCCCGTCCGTGGGGCAGGGGCCAACAACCTGCCCGGCGGCTTCGACTGGGTCGACGCGGCGGCGCCGAGCTACTTCAACAACCGCAAGGTCTCGATCTACGGCGGCTCGAACGAGATCCAGCACAACGTCATCGCCAAGGGCATCCTGGGGTTGTGA
- a CDS encoding 5-(carboxyamino)imidazole ribonucleotide synthase: MTDRILGPGSTLGIVGGGQLGRMIALAAADYGLKVHVYAPDADSPAFDVAARTTCAAYDDAAALADFARSVDVVTYEFENIPHATADVLARHAALHPNARALSTTQDRLSEKDFINGLGIPTAPFRAVDTPDDLDRAIEVIGLPAVLKTRRFGYDGKGQRMLRERAEGDRNALFAEFGGAPLILEGFVPFEREVSVVGARGRDGSFAAYDLCENEHRDHILALTRVPAPGVSAETGAAAVEIARRIADALDYVGVLAVEMFLVREDGAERLVVNEIAPRVHNSGHWTSEGALTSQFAQHVRAVCGWPLGDAGRVGGLPVEMRNLIGAQADDWHALLAEPGAHLHLYGKGEARPGRKMGHVTRLGPGPTGS; the protein is encoded by the coding sequence GTGACGGACAGGATCCTCGGCCCCGGCTCCACCCTCGGCATCGTCGGTGGAGGTCAGCTCGGGCGCATGATCGCGCTCGCGGCGGCCGATTACGGTCTCAAGGTGCACGTCTACGCGCCCGACGCGGACAGCCCCGCCTTCGACGTGGCCGCCCGGACCACCTGCGCGGCCTACGACGACGCCGCGGCGCTGGCGGACTTCGCCCGCAGCGTCGACGTCGTGACCTACGAGTTCGAGAACATCCCGCACGCCACCGCCGACGTCCTGGCCCGGCACGCCGCCCTGCACCCGAACGCGCGGGCGCTCTCGACCACGCAGGACCGGCTCTCCGAGAAGGACTTCATCAACGGCCTGGGCATCCCGACGGCGCCGTTCCGGGCGGTGGACACGCCCGACGACCTCGACCGGGCGATCGAGGTGATCGGCCTGCCGGCCGTGCTTAAGACCCGCCGCTTCGGCTACGACGGCAAGGGGCAGCGGATGCTGCGCGAGCGGGCCGAGGGCGACCGCAACGCGCTGTTCGCCGAGTTCGGCGGCGCGCCGCTGATCCTGGAAGGCTTCGTGCCGTTCGAGCGCGAGGTCTCGGTGGTGGGCGCGCGCGGGCGCGACGGCAGCTTCGCGGCCTACGACCTCTGCGAGAACGAGCACCGCGACCACATCCTGGCGCTGACCCGGGTGCCGGCGCCCGGCGTCTCCGCCGAGACGGGCGCCGCCGCCGTCGAGATCGCCCGGCGGATCGCCGACGCCCTCGACTATGTCGGCGTGCTGGCGGTGGAGATGTTCCTCGTCCGCGAGGACGGGGCGGAGCGGCTCGTGGTCAACGAGATCGCGCCCCGGGTCCACAATTCGGGCCACTGGACCAGCGAGGGCGCGCTGACCTCGCAATTCGCCCAGCACGTCCGGGCCGTCTGCGGCTGGCCGCTGGGCGATGCGGGCCGGGTCGGCGGCCTCCCCGTCGAGATGCGCAACCTGATCGGTGCCCAGGCCGACGACTGGCACGCCCTGCTGGCCGAGCCCGGTGCCCACCTGCACCTGTACGGCAAGGGTGAGGCGCGCCCCGGCCGCAAGATGGGCCACGTCACCCGTCTCGGGCCCGGCCCGACCGGTTCCTGA
- a CDS encoding YdcH family protein, whose product MLSGDERSSGSQVTMADEAGEGAQSDLQGELARLREEHRDLDSAIEALERSVAGDQLQIQRLKKRKLTLRDRIYHIEDALTPDIIA is encoded by the coding sequence ATGCTCTCGGGCGACGAACGGTCTTCGGGTTCTCAGGTGACGATGGCGGACGAGGCGGGTGAGGGTGCGCAGTCGGACCTCCAGGGCGAACTGGCGCGGCTGCGCGAGGAGCACCGGGATCTCGACAGCGCCATCGAGGCGCTGGAGCGCAGCGTCGCCGGGGACCAGCTCCAGATCCAGCGCCTGAAGAAGCGCAAGCTCACGCTGCGCGACCGCATCTATCACATCGAGGACGCGCTCACGCCGGACATCATCGCCTGA
- a CDS encoding propionyl-CoA synthetase, which translates to MTRASLPGRYPEIYESARRDPEAFWLGAARALDWARSPERAFAPDSGPYGRWFPDGTLNACHNAVDRHADGARADQVAIRYDSPVTGTKRSITYRALRDEVAVLAAVLADLGVGKGDRVILYMPMVPEALFGMLACARLGAVHSVVFGGFAANELAVRIEDAAPKLVLAASCGIEPNRVVAYKPLLDAAIAASRHKPKACLILQRPQGPATLVAGRDRDWGETVAAARAAGRSADCVPVAATDPLYILYTSGTTGKPKGVVRDTGGYLVALAWSMPNLYGVQPGETYFCASDIGWVVGHSYIVYAPLLHGCTTVLYEGKPVGTPDAGAFWRVVAEYGVACLFTAPTALRAIKKEDSAGARIAAYDLSAFRSLFLAGERADPDSVAWAERVLGRPVVDHWWQTETGWPIAGNPMGLGLLPVKHGSTCVPMPGYQVEVLDEGGKPVPAGTMGTIAIRLPLPPGCLPTLWGSDDRMRSSYLATFPGYYDTSDAGVIDGDGYITVLGRTDDIINVAGHRLSTGGMEAVLASHPDVAECAVIGIRDALKGEVPCGFVVLKAGVARPTETIERELVAKVRDEIGPVAAFKLALTVPRLPKTRSGKILRATMKRIADHEPWTMPATIDDAAALDEIGDSLKDRGIGAAQ; encoded by the coding sequence ATGACGAGAGCCAGCCTGCCGGGCCGCTACCCGGAGATCTACGAATCGGCCCGCCGCGACCCCGAGGCGTTCTGGCTCGGCGCGGCGCGGGCCCTCGACTGGGCGCGGTCGCCGGAGCGGGCCTTCGCGCCGGATTCCGGCCCCTACGGTCGGTGGTTCCCGGACGGCACCCTGAACGCCTGCCACAACGCGGTGGACCGCCACGCCGACGGCGCCCGGGCGGACCAAGTGGCGATTCGCTACGACTCGCCCGTGACCGGGACCAAGCGCAGCATCACCTACCGGGCGCTGCGCGACGAGGTGGCGGTGCTGGCCGCGGTGCTGGCCGACCTCGGCGTCGGCAAGGGCGACCGGGTGATCCTGTACATGCCGATGGTGCCCGAGGCGCTGTTCGGCATGCTGGCCTGCGCGCGGCTCGGTGCGGTCCATTCGGTGGTGTTCGGCGGCTTCGCGGCCAACGAGCTGGCGGTGCGGATCGAGGACGCGGCGCCGAAGTTGGTGCTCGCCGCCTCCTGCGGGATCGAGCCGAATCGCGTGGTCGCCTACAAGCCGCTCCTCGACGCGGCGATCGCGGCCTCGCGGCACAAGCCGAAGGCCTGCCTGATCCTCCAGCGCCCGCAAGGGCCCGCGACCCTCGTCGCGGGACGGGATCGCGACTGGGGCGAGACCGTCGCGGCGGCCCGGGCGGCGGGGCGGAGCGCGGACTGCGTGCCGGTCGCCGCCACCGACCCGCTCTACATCCTCTACACGTCCGGCACGACCGGGAAGCCGAAGGGCGTGGTCCGCGACACCGGCGGCTACCTCGTCGCCCTGGCCTGGTCGATGCCGAACCTCTACGGCGTCCAGCCGGGCGAGACCTACTTCTGCGCCTCCGACATCGGCTGGGTCGTCGGCCATTCCTACATCGTCTACGCGCCCCTGCTGCACGGCTGCACGACCGTCCTCTACGAGGGCAAGCCGGTGGGCACGCCGGATGCCGGCGCCTTCTGGCGGGTCGTCGCCGAGTACGGGGTCGCGTGCCTGTTCACCGCCCCGACGGCCCTGCGGGCGATCAAGAAGGAGGATTCCGCCGGCGCCCGCATCGCCGCGTACGACCTCTCGGCCTTCCGTAGCCTGTTCCTGGCGGGCGAGCGCGCCGATCCCGACTCGGTCGCCTGGGCCGAGCGCGTGCTGGGCCGGCCGGTCGTCGACCATTGGTGGCAGACCGAGACCGGCTGGCCGATCGCCGGCAACCCGATGGGCCTCGGCCTCCTGCCGGTGAAGCACGGCAGCACCTGCGTGCCGATGCCGGGCTATCAGGTCGAAGTCCTGGACGAGGGCGGCAAGCCGGTTCCGGCGGGGACCATGGGCACGATCGCGATCCGCCTGCCGCTCCCGCCCGGGTGCCTCCCGACCCTCTGGGGCTCGGACGACCGGATGCGGTCGAGCTACCTCGCCACCTTCCCGGGCTACTACGACACCTCGGATGCCGGGGTGATCGACGGCGACGGCTACATCACGGTCCTGGGACGGACCGACGACATCATCAACGTCGCGGGCCACCGCCTGTCCACCGGCGGCATGGAGGCGGTGCTGGCGAGCCACCCGGACGTGGCGGAGTGCGCGGTCATCGGCATCCGCGACGCGCTGAAGGGGGAGGTGCCCTGCGGGTTCGTGGTGCTCAAGGCCGGCGTCGCCCGGCCGACCGAGACGATCGAGCGGGAACTCGTCGCGAAGGTGCGGGACGAGATCGGCCCGGTGGCGGCCTTCAAGCTGGCGCTCACCGTGCCGCGGCTGCCCAAGACCCGGTCGGGCAAGATCCTGCGGGCGACCATGAAACGCATCGCCGATCACGAGCCCTGGACGATGCCGGCGACGATCGACGACGCGGCCGCCCTCGACGAGATCGGCGACAGCCTGAAGGACCGGGGCATCGGCGCGGCCCAGTAG
- a CDS encoding YdcH family protein, which translates to MSLQTHLNQLARKHEALEREIQEAIHRPSANDLHIAELKRRKLLLKDEINKLQAGNDTLH; encoded by the coding sequence ATGTCGCTGCAGACGCATCTGAACCAACTCGCCCGGAAGCACGAAGCCCTCGAGCGCGAGATTCAGGAAGCGATCCACAGACCTTCGGCGAACGACCTCCACATTGCCGAGCTGAAGCGACGGAAACTCCTTCTCAAGGACGAGATCAACAAGCTCCAGGCAGGCAACGACACGTTGCACTGA